The proteins below are encoded in one region of Periplaneta americana isolate PAMFEO1 chromosome 11, P.americana_PAMFEO1_priV1, whole genome shotgun sequence:
- the LOC138709015 gene encoding histone H2A has protein sequence MSGRGKGGKSKGKAKSRSSRAGLQFPVGRIHRLLRKGNYAERVGAGAPVYLGAVMEYLAAEVLELAGNAARDNKKTRIIPRHLQLAIRNDEELNKLLSGVTIAQGGVLPNIQAVLLPKKAGQAPTSSKSAKSKSQSQEY, from the exons ATGTCTGGCAGAGGCAAAGgtg GCAAATCCAAAGGAAAGGCGAAGTCCCGTTCTAGCCGAGCTGGTCTCCAGTTTCCTGTTGGAAGAATTCATAGATTGTTACGGAAGGGAAATTATGCAGAACGTGTCGGTGCTGGTGCACCAGTATACCTAGGTGCTGTAATGGAATATTTAGCTGCCGAAGTTTTGGAGTTGGCAGGAAATGCTGCAAGAGATAACAAGAAAACTAG GATTATACCTCGCCATCTTCAACTTGCCATCCGCAATGATGAGGAGTTGAACAAGTTGCTGTCTGGAGTAACAATTGCACAGGGAGGTGTCTTGCCTAATATCCAGGCAGTGTTGTTACCCAAGAAGGCAGGCCAGGCACCAACTTCTAGCAAGTCTGCCAAATCAAAATCTCAGTCTcaggaatattaa